The following are encoded in a window of Brettanomyces bruxellensis chromosome 9, complete sequence genomic DNA:
- a CDS encoding uncharacterized protein (SECRETED:SignalP(1-25)~CAZy:GH72) → MKVNNFLYLHLPLLVSGVPTIQIHGNKFFYDNGTQFYIKGVAYQKDTSDLSLGEMYVDPLANEAACKRDIPYLQELHTNLIRVYAIHSSKSHDACMNMLSNAGIYVLADLSSPNESIITSDPSWNTDIYRRYTSVIDSLQKYDNVLGFFAGNEVITNYTNTGAAPYIKAAIRDVKKYMVDKGYRNIPVGYSANDDADTREKSARYFACGNETERADFYGINMYEWCGYSSFKTSGYEERTKEFSDLNIPVFFSEYGCNSIRPRKFTEVEALFSEQMTDVWAGGIVYMYFEEENKYGLASVKDGKISTLEDFKNLKTRMEGINPTVGSYFTTSKTETTASCPTTNKYWQVSPVLPPTPNDELCQCLEKTLSCVASHKLKEKEFGKLFATVCGMVDCSEITSNSSSFGTFSFCSPRQKLSFVMDKYYKSQEEEETACNFNGAASIARVYGQPKTCYQMIYSATATPDEEESDKGYTNLSASLSPVYTNTIYLCVISVTIGILTLCATLA, encoded by the coding sequence ATGAAAGTCAATAATTTTCTCTATCTGCACCTACCACTTTTAGTCAGCGGGGTTCCGACAATTCAGATCCATGGAAATAAATTCTTTTATGACAATGGAACCCAGTTTTATATCAAAGGTGTCGCATATCAAAAGGATACATCTGATCTTTCATTAGGAGAGATGTATGTGGATCCCTTAGCAAATGAAGCTGCATGTAAAAGAGATATTCCATACCTTCAAGAGCTTCACACAAACTTGATCAGAGTTTACGCAATTCATAGTTCTAAATCGCATGATGCTTGTATGAACATGCTTTCAAACGCTGGAATTTATGTTTTAGCCGATTTATCATCACCGAATGAATCAATCATTACTTCTGACCCTTCATGGAATACGGATATTTACAGAAGATACACATCCGTAATTGACTCTTTACAAAAATACGATAATGTTCTTGGCTTCTTTGCAGGAAATGAGGTAATTACAAATTACACAAACACCGGAGCTGCTCCTTATATTAAGGCCGCAATTCGTGATGTAAAGAAATACATGGTTGACAAAGGCTATAGAAACATTCCAGTGGGATACTCGGCAAACGATGACGCAGACACTAGAGAGAAGTCAGCAAGGTACTTTGCCTGTGGTAACGAAACAGAAAGAGCAGACTTTTATGGAATTAACATGTATGAATGGTGTGGATACTCTTCTTTTAAGACTTCGGGGTATGAAGAAAGAACCAAAGAATTTTCAGACTTGAATATacctgtatttttttctgaataTGGCTGTAACAGTATAAGGCCTCGTAAATTTACAGAGGTCGAGGCCTTATTTTCCGAACAAATGACTGATGTTTGGGCCGGCGGAATTGTTTACATGTActttgaagaggaaaacaaGTATGGTCTTGCTTCAGTTAAAGATGGGAAAATTTCAACACTAGAAGACTTCAAGAACTTGAAAACACGGATGGAAGGTATTAATCCAACTGTTGGTAGTTACTTTACTACGAGTAAGACCGAAACAACTGCAAGCTGTCCAACGACCAACAAATATTGGCAGGTAAGTCCAGTATTACCTCCTACGCCCAATGATGAACTTTGTCAATGCCTCGAAAAAACACTTTCATGCGTTGCTTCGCATAAacttaaagaaaaagaatttgGAAAGCTCTTTGCAACAGTATGTGGAATGGTGGACTGTTCTGAGATTACTTCAAATAGCAGCTCATTTGGAACCTTCTCATTTTGTTCTCCAAGGCAGAAACTTTCGTTTGTGATGGATAAATACTACAAGAGccaggaagaagaggaaacgGCATGTAATTTTAATGGGGCTGCAAGTATTGCAAGAGTGTATGGTCAACCAAAAACTTGCTACCAAATGATTTATTCAGCTACGGCAACTccagatgaagaagaatccGATAAAGGATATACAAATCTTTCAGCATCTCTATCTCCGGTTTATACTAATACCATTTACCTGTGTGTGATCTCGGTGACTATTGGAATCCTTACCCTTTGTGCTACCCTTGCTTAA
- a CDS encoding uncharacterized protein (MEROPS:MER0000598): MTFNFATIKYTLRQTAMFLSWVPVLYVINEHVTYVGIVEGSSMKPTLNPDTNGSKLDHVLLWKWGCKNINNLHLDDVIFLRSPINPETIYVKRIKAKQGDLVVPRYPDTRSRVLIPVNHLWVEGDNVHSIDSNTYGPVSSGLVLGKATYIIWPWKRFGPISGGGRECRKAYLERELPPEMAEVARMAKVEKKGKVEKVENKVEVENKVEVGKKAD; the protein is encoded by the coding sequence ATGACATTCAACTTTGCTACAATAAAATATACGCTGCGGCAAACGGCGATGTTTCTCTCGTGGGTTCCCGTTTTGTACGTAATCAATGAACATGTGACTTACGTGGGGATAGTAGAGGGTTCATCGATGAAGCCAACACTGAATCCCGACACGAACGGCTCGAAACTCGATCACGTGCTCCTCTGGAAGTGGGGGTGCAAGAATATAAACAATCTACATCTGGACGATGTCATATTTCTACGATCACCGATCAACCCTGAAACCATCTACGTGAAACGAATCAAGGCGAAGCAGGGAGATCTAGTGGTTCCCAGGTATCCGGACACTCGGTCACGTGTCCTTATACCGGTGAACCATCTCTGGGTGGAGGGAGATAACGTTCATTCGATTGATTCGAACACGTATGGCCCTGTATCAAGCGGTTTGGTGCTAGGGAAGGCAACTTACATAATATGGCCATGGAAAAGGTTTGGACCCATTTCAGGTGGAGGACGTGAGTGCAGGAAGGCGTATTTGGAGCGGGAGCTGCCGCCGGAGATGGCCGAGGTTGCGAGGATGgcaaaagtggaaaagaaggggAAAGTGGAAAAGGTGGAAAATAAGGTGGAAGTGGAAAATAAGGTGGAAGTTGGAAAGAAGGCAGATTAA
- a CDS encoding uncharacterized protein (CAZy:GT48), with the protein MDDYMLYDRFSPNSGNNNERSNNDAQHSAANELPYPPDMSQAYSAQPPISTPIMPNNIELSDQNYQTPYPFQYVPYEGMSAFDPYQVKPPAPLDPDPYYSWTNDDSNPISKDQIRQIFQELRDIFGFQKSSVENMYDHMMVQLDSRASRMSAALALLTLHADYIGGENANYRRWYFCCMKEDDPELFDDIDIKEIKRRLKKIGNTVQMDFYPKRRIEMVEFRWRQRMRMLTPPDMVRQLALYFLIWGEANNIRFASECLCFIYKCALDYLVYVLKNNEKLPVSKEFSYLENVINPLYDFYMSQQLKLIDGKYIRREKDHQSIIGYDDINQLFWYRKGLERIKLDSKEKIMSLPKEERYSKLGHVVWKTAFYKTYREKRTWLHLLTNFSRVWIIHLSVFWYYSSFNSPTLYTANYEYMINNKPKLEATLSVTALGSTVGCIIQILATIGESIFVPLSWPGRKSLFIRFLLLLIITVINAGPSVFILGIVPLDAKSDLALGLAIAQFCISICTTIWFSFQPLSSLFNWFKLSDTVIYDPLKIFTSSYPKMEQTNRILSILLWILVFSAKFIESYFFLTLSLRDPIRNLHHMDLSRCYGENPFGDFFCRNEALVVLGLMYLADIVLFFLDTYLWYIIWNCVISLSLSFSSGISILSPWRNVFTRLPQRIYSKLLSTGEMEVKYKPDLLVSQIWNAIVISLYREHLLSADHVHRLIYDKLPDEQDGRLALRTPAFFLLQDDSNQKMSDFFVRNSEAERRISFFAQSLSTTIPEPIPVEAMPTFTVFIPHYGEKILLGLKEIIKEDPHSKMSLLEYLKQMYPYEWSFFVRDTKILSCKGPLEMEPKFESESEYLENKINDLPYYCIGFKAAAPEYKLRTRIWASLRTQTLYRTISGFMNYRRAIKLLHRVENPELIEYFGGNEGAEKYLDLVAGRKFKLVVSMQRLQKFSDSENEDLRVLLRSFPEIRVACLEEEIDPETQKKTYYSVLNTVTDDSSGNKLNQLYRIRLSGNPILGDGKSDNQNNSIIFYRGEYIEVIDANQDNYLEECLKIRSVLAEFESFDVDEVSPYVHPSKHDISSPVAFLGAREYIFSQRSGVLGDVAASKEQTFGTMFARTLAEIGAKLHYGHPDFINAIFMTTRGGISKAQKGLHLNEDIYAGMNAVCRGGRIKHCDYFQCGKGRDLGFGSILNFTTKIGGGMGEQMLSREYFYMGTQMSLDRFLSFYYAHPGFHLNNLFIMLSLEMFVLIAFSLGSLNHELIACLYDKNVPITDLQIPLGCQNLQPVLDWVTRYVLSIFICFFISFLPLILHEISEHGPWKACRRLFMHFFSFSPLFEVFVCQIYAGSLKNDIIFGGAQYISTGRGFSISRIPFVKLYISYATSGIYPGMRLFLVLLFAVVTMWQPAILWFWITFISLCFSPFLFNPHQFTWTEFFLDYREYIRWLTRTESNKCESSWIGYVKSNRSKITGFKKLKSINNEKQLATANFSKPPFFNVLFSEVIIPFFQALIFILAYMFINAQSGVKNPAPINSLTRLGIVTVLPSLINIVVLLCIFPLSCLMGPIFSLCCHKVAPTLAAIAHFFAILAHVLNFVLIWALEGWNAGRALCCFTTTIFLQRLLINAGNVIFLSREMRTDYGNEAWWSGKWIAKGVGLKYIFSQPIRELFVKIAELSLFAADFILGHTILLCITPALFIPYIDHWHSCILMWINPSKKLEGPIHTTTQTRMRRRRAERYAILYFLILILFLGIMIVPIIVRKYFEGSINAFIPKSNFGLVQPNHQNNNDTGEEAPLTVQRAKPTVPPFTKYWI; encoded by the coding sequence ATGGATGACTATATGCTCTATGATAGGTTTTCTCCGAATTCAGGCAATAATAATGAGAGAAGTAACAATGATGCTCAACACTCCGCAGCAAATGAACTTCCATATCCACCTGATATGTCACAAGCATATTCAGCTCAACCTCCTATTTCAACTCCAATAATGCCTAATAATATTGAACTGTCTGATCAAAATTATCAAACTCCATATCCATTTCAATATGTCCCTTACGAGGGAATGTCTGCCTTTGATCCTTACCAAGTAAAGCCGCCAGCACCACTTGATCCAGACCCTTACTATTCTTGGACCAACGATGATTCAAATCCAATTTCAAAGGATCAAATTAGgcaaatatttcaagagCTCAGAGACATCTTCGGTTTTCAGAAGAGCTCAGTCGAAAATATGTACGATCATATGATGGTTCAATTGGATTCTAGAGCCAGCAGAATGTCAGCCGCTCTGGCGTTGTTGACCCTTCATGCTGACTATATTGGTGgtgaaaatgcaaattaCAGACGTTGGTATTTTTGCTGCATGAAGGAGGATGATCCGGAGCTTTTcgatgatattgatattaAGGAAATTAAAAGGAgacttaaaaaaattggaaatacAGTACAAATGGATTTCTATCCCAAGAGGCGAATAGAGATGGTAGAATTTAGATGGAGACAGCGAATGAGAATGTTGACTCCACCTGATATGGTAAGACAACTtgcactttattttttgatatGGGGTGAAGCCAATAACATCAGGTTCGCATCTGAGTGCCTCTGCTTCATTTATAAATGTGCTCTTGACTATTTGGTGTACGTTcttaaaaataatgaaaagcTTCCGGTATCAAAAGAATTCAGTTATTTGGAGAACGTTATCAATCCACTATATGACTTTTATATGAGTCAACAACTCAAATTAATTGATGGAAAGTACATTAGAAGGGAAAAAGATCATCAGTCTATTATTGGTTATGATGACATCAATCAGCTCTTTTGGTACCGTAAGGGTTTGGAGAGAATCAAGTTGGAtagcaaagaaaaaatcatGTCCCTTCCAAAGGAGGAACGTTATTCAAAATTAGGACATGTTGTCTGGAAGACGGCATTCTACAAAACTTacagggaaaaaagaacatgGCTTCATTTGTTAACAAATTTTTCCAGGGTTTGGATTATACATCTCAGTGTGTTTTGGTATTATTCAAGTTTCAACTCTCCAACATTGTATACTGCCAACTATGAATATATGATTAATAACAAACCAAAACTGGAAGCCACACTTTCCGTTACGGCCCTTGGAAGCACTGTTGGCTGTATCATTCAGATATTGGCTACCATTGGTGAGAGTATATTTGTCCCACTCTCTTGGCCTGGAAGAAAATCCTTATTTATTCggtttctccttcttttaaTTATCACTGTAATTAATGCGGGCCCTTCCGTTTTCATTCTCGGTATTGTTCCTTTGGACGCGAAATCAGACCTTGCACTTGGTTTGGCAATAGCACAATTTTGTATATCCATCTGCACTACAATATGGTTTTCCTTCCAACCACTTTCATCGTTATTCAACTGGTTTAAACTTTCAGATACAGTTATTTATGATCCGCTGAAAATATTTACCAGTTCAtatccaaaaatggaacaaACCAACAGGATATTATCCATTCTTTTGTGGATTTTAGTTTTCTCTGCTAAGTTTATTGAAtcctacttttttttaacgCTTTCTTTGCGCGACCCTATCAGGAATTTGCATCATATGGATTTGTCAAGATGTTACGGAGAAAATCCTTTCGGGGATTTCTTTTGCCGCAATGAGGCATTGGTTGTTTTAGGGCTTATGTACCTTGCAGATATTGTCTTATTTTTCCTTGACACGTATCTATGGTATATTATTTGGAATTGTGTCATTTCCCTTTCCCTTTCGTTTTCAAGTGGCATATCAATACTTTCACCCTGGAGAAATGTTTTCACGAGACTACCTCAAAGGATATACTCAAAATTACTTTCAACCGGTGAAATGGAAGTTAAATACAAGCCAGATCTTTTGGTTTCGCAAATTTGGAATGCGATTGTTATTTCACTTTATAGGGAGCACCTTTTAAGTGCGGATCATGTTCATCGTTTGATATATGATAAGCTTCCCGATGAACAGGACGGGCGTTTAGCATTGCGCACTCCAGCGTTTTTCTTACTTCAAGATGATAGTAACCAAAAGATGTCTGACTTCTTTGTCCGAAACtcagaagcagaaagaagaatctCGTTTTTTGCGCAATCCCTCTCCACAACAATACCAGAGCCAATCCCAGTTGAAGCAATGCCTACTTTTACTGTGTTCATTCCTCATTATGGGGAAAAAATCCTCTTAGGATTAAAGGAGATTATTAAAGAAGATCCACACTCTAAGATGTCACTTCTAGAATATTTGAAACAGATGTATCCATACGAATGGAGCTTTTTTGTTCGGGATACAaaaattctttcttgcAAAGGGCCTCTTGAAATGGAGCCTAAATTTGAGTCTGAATCTGAATatcttgaaaataaaataaatgatttgCCATATTACTGTATCGGATTCAAGGCGGCAGCTCCTGAATACAAATTGAGGACAAGAATATGGGCATCCTTAAGGACGCAGACACTTTATCGCACAATTTCCGGCTTTATGAATTATAGGAGAGCTATCAAGTTATTGCACAGAGTTGAAAACCCCGAGCTGattgaatattttggagGAAATGAAGGTGCAGAGAAGTATCTTGATCTTGTTGCAGGTAGAAAGTTCAAGCTTGTTGTTTCAATGCAAAGACTTCAAAAGTTTTCCGATTCTGAGAATGAAGATCTCAGAGTTTTGTTAAGGTCTTTTCCTGAAATTAGAGTTGCTTGCTTagaggaagaaatagaTCCTGAAACTCAGAAGAAAACTTATTATTCTGTTCTTAATACCGTGACAGATGATTCAAGTGGAAACAAGTTAAATCAGTTGTACAGAATTCGTCTTTCTGGAAATCCAATTTTGGGTGATGGAAAATCAGATAATCAGAACAACTCAATCATTTTCTACCGAGGAGAATATATTGAAGTTATAGATGCGAATCAGGATAATTATCTTGAAGAATGTTTGAAAATACGGTCCGTACTCGCTGAATTCGAAAGCTtcgatgttgatgaagttaGTCCGTATGTCCATCCTTCTAAGCATGATATCAGCAGTCCAGTTGCATTTCTTGGTGCTAGGGAGTACATATTTTCTCAACGTAGTGGAGTTCTTGGAGATGTCGCAGCTTCAAAAGAGCAAACGTTTGGTACAATGTTTGCAAGGACTCTAGCCGAGATAGGCGCTAAACTTCATTATGGTCATCCAGATTTTATAAACGCCATTTTCATGACAACTAGAGGAGGTATTTCCAAGGCTCAAAAAGGTCTTCATTTAAACGAGGACATATATGCGGGAATGAATGCTGTTTGCAGAGGAGGGAGAATCAAACATTGTGATTACTTCCAATGCGGAAAGGGTAGAGATCTTGGATTTGGATCGATCCTCAACTTCACAACTAAAATTGGCGGAGGTATGGGAGAACAAATGCTTTCCAGAGAGTATTTCTATATGGGAACACAGATGTCACTTGATCGGTTTTTGTCGTTTTATTATGCACATCCCGGTTTCCATCTCAATAATCTATTCATAATGCTTTCATTAGAAATGTTTGTGTTAATTGCTTTTAGTCTTGGCTCTCTGAACCATGAGCTTATAGCATGCTTATACGACAAAAATGTTCCGATTACGGATCTTCAGATTCCGTTAGGTTGTCAGAATCTTCAGCCGGTTCTTGATTGGGTGACAAGATATGTGCTTTCTATTTTCATATGTTTCTTcatatcttttcttccacttATCTTGCATGAAATATCAGAGCATGGGCCATGGAAGGCATGTAGAAGATTATTCATgcatttcttctctttctcgCCATTATTTGAAGTCTTTGTTTGCCAGATATACGCCGGTTCTCTTAAAAATGATATCATCTTTGGTGGTGCGCAATATATCTCTACTGGAAGAGGATTTTCGATTTCCAGAATACCATTTGTCAAACTCTATATATCATATGCAACATCGGGAATTTATCCCGGTATGAGACTTTTTCTTGTCCTACTATTTGCAGTGGTGACCATGTGGCAGCCAGCAATTCTCTGGTTTTGGATCACATTCATATCGCTTTGCTTTTCCCCATTTTTGTTCAATCCCCATCAGTTCACTTGGACGGAATTCTTTCTCGATTACAGGGAGTATATCAGATGGCTTACACGAACAGAATCAAATAAGTGTGAAAGCTCCTGGATAGGCTACGTGAAAAGTAACAGATCGAAGATTACTGGattcaagaagttgaaaagtataaataaCGAGAAGCAATTAGCCACGGCCAACTTTTCGAAGCCACCTTTCTTTAACGTGCTTTTCTCTGAGGTCATCATTCCATTTTTCCAAGCACTAATCTTTATTTTGGCATATATGTTCATTAATGCACAAAGCGGAGTCAAGAATCCGGCACCAATTAACTCATTGACTAGGTTGGGAATCGTTACAGTGTTACCATCTCTTATAAACATTGTGGTTTTACTCTGTATATTCCCCCTATCTTGTCTGATGGGTCCTATTTTCAGCTTGTGCTGTCACAAAGTGGCTCCTACATTGGCTGCAATTGCTCATTTCTTTGCAATTCTTGCCCATGTTCTAAACTTTGTTCTAATATGGGCGCTCGAAGGATGGAATGCCGGTAGAGCATTGTGTTGCTTTACAACCACAATATTTTTACAAAGATTGCTAATTAATGCCGGCAATGTAATCTTCTTAAGTCGAGAAATGAGGACAGACTATGGAAATGAGGCTTGGTGGTCTGGAAAGTGGATTGCCAAGGGTGTTGGTTTgaaatacatattttcCCAGCCAATCAGAGAGCTTTTTGTCAAGATCGCGGAGCTGAGTCTATTTGCAGCTGATTTCATACTCGGTCACACGattcttctttgcatcACACCAGCTCTATTTATTCCATACATTGATCATTGGCACTCTTGCATTTTAATGTGGATTAACCCCTCTAAGAAATTGGAGGGGCCAATACATACCACCACCCAAACCAGGATGCGTAGACGGAGAGCAGAAAGATATGCGATACTATACTTCTTGATTCTGATTCTCTTCCTAGGTATTATGATTGTGCCGATTATCGTTAGAAAGTACTTCGAAGGTTCTATAAATGCCTTTATACCGAAGTCGAATTTCGGACTTGTTCAGCCAAACCATCAGAACAATAATGATACAGGAGAAGAAGCACCGCTCACAGTTCAGAGAGCAAAACCGACAGTGCCACCATTCACAAAATACTGGATTTAA
- a CDS encoding uncharacterized protein (BUSCO:EOG09262I0R) — MSTISLRNLSPPICRGSKVLDKSAFTVKFKVWSILFRDPKHIGQFLKKFNKESISIPRIPFIDCLNTKSSAGKELLSLGVKNKALKVIILTDKLSVTEKDKEEEPKSIRYTPEKLNDALSEECIGFIKDSDAIYRIHELTFGYDFWKAEEILKAVLPENLLDDVPTSFTKAGHLAHLNLRDEYKPYDSVIGQVILDKNPTITTVVDKVDTVGNKFRTFKMKVIAGEPNFMVTQRESGCDFTFDFSKVYWNSRLSTEHGRLIKGFKPGTAICDVMAGVGPFAIPAGKKECFVFANDLNPESYKYLKQNIQSNKTSSSVIPFNMDGAQLIKDSPKVLMDYVKEHPTIRTVSHPNGHAKRRKVSELKVPHFFSEYAMNLPGSAITFVPAFVGLFSHAFSGMSKEEIQSLPDYKLPIIHVYHFEKFSPTEKPEPSEEELFSRIHKKISNYLNYDIPFEKLSFHLVRKVAPTKPMYCISFELPEEVAFA; from the coding sequence ATGTCTACAATATCTCTGAGAAATTTGAGTCCTCCAATTTGTAGGGGTTCAAAGGTTCTTGACAAGTCGGCTTTTACCGTTAAATTTAAGGTATGGTCCATTCTTTTTAGAGATCCAAAGCATATCGGacaattcttgaaaaagttcaaTAAGGAATCGATAAGTATACCTAGAATTCCATTTATAGATTGCTTGAATACAAAATCATCAGCAGGTAAAGAACTTTTATCTTTGGGCGTTAAGAATAAAGCGTTAAAAGTGATAATTTTAACGGACAAGTTGAGTGTCACGGAGAAGgataaggaagaagaacCAAAGAGTATAAGGTATACTCCAGAAAAGTTGAATGATGCTTTATCGGAGGAATGCATTGGCTTTATCAAAGATTCTGATGCCATATATCGTATACACGAACTTACTTTTGGATACGACTTTTGGAAAGCGGAGGAGATTTTGAAAGCTGTACTACCAGAAAATCTGTTGGATGACGTTCCGACATCTTTCACAAAAGCCGGCCATTTGGCACATTTGAACCTTCGCGACGAATATAAGCCGTATGATTCAGTGATAGGGCAGGTGATATTGGATAAAAATCCAACGATTACCACTGTTGTGGACAAAGTTGATACTGTTGGCAATAAGTTCCGTACATTCAAGATGAAGGTCATTGCTGGAGAACCAAACTTTATGGTCACACAGCGTGAAAGTGGATGTGACTTTACATTCGACTTCAGTAAAGTTTACTGGAATTCACGTCTTTCAACAGAGCACGGCCGCTTAATTAAAGGATTCAAACCTGGGACGGCGATCTGTGACGTAATGGCCGGTGTTGGTCCATTTGCTATACCAGCTGGGAAAAAAGAGTGCTTTGTCTTTGCAAATGACTTGAATCCAGAGAGctataaatatttaaaacaGAATATCCAGTCGAACAAGACTTCTAGCAGTGTGATACCATTCAATATGGATGGTGCACAACTGATAAAGGACTCACCCAAGGTGCTTATGGATTATGTCAAGGAGCACCCCACGATAAGGACGGTTTCACATCCAAATGGAcatgcaaaaagaagaaaagtcaGCGAACTTAAGGTGCCACATTTTTTCTCCGAATATGCTATGAATCTTCCTGGATCAGCAATTACATTTGTACCAGCATTTGTCGGTCTTTTCTCTCATGCTTTTTCAGGAATgtcaaaggaagaaatacaaTCGCTCCCTGACTATAAACTTCCTATAATTCATGTGTATCATTTTGAGAAATTTTCGCCAACTGAAAAGCCAGAACCATCCGAGGAAGAGCTGTTCTCAAGAATTCACAAGAAGATATCGAATTATCTTAATTACGACATACCTTTTGAAAAGCTGTCATTTCACTTGGTTAGAAAGGTTGCACCAACCAAACCAATGTACTGTATTTCATTTGAGCTTCCAGAGGAAGTTGCTTTTGCCTGA
- the GAS1 gene encoding 1,3-beta-glucanosyltransferase gas1 (SECRETED:SignalP(1-22)~CAZy:GH72~CAZy:CBM43), producing the protein MFYSALAQAASVLLGLSATAFADSSFPTIDVVGNKFFYSNNGSEFYIRGIAYQADVSGQDNDSFVDPLADESSCQRDIPYLTELNTNVIRVYALNTEKDHSGCMKLLKENDIYVIADLAEPTLSISTDDPEWNLELYDRYTSVIDELQQYDNVLGFFAGNEVVTNKTNSDSAAFVKAAIRDMKSYMSKEGYRSIPIGYAANDDANTRVYSADYFACGDSDVRADFYGINMYEWCGESSFSSSGYESRTEEFSNLSIPVFFSEYGCNTVQPRKFTEIATLFSSEMTDVWSGGIVYMYFQETNNYGLVSVDGDTVSTMADFKYYSSEINNVSPTSASESAASASSQSMSCPATNAHWSANPTLPPTPKEAICNCMAEANSCVVDSSVSSDDYADLYSVVCGLVDCSGIDADGKKGEYGAYSFCDNKDKLDFVLNLYYEKEGQESSACDFSGSASLRSGSTASSCSSVLSQAGSSGLGTVSASVADNTKSGSGSASATGTDSAADSSSSSSSSSSKAGANTLAPSAYGFSITMSVGTLLSLLFL; encoded by the coding sequence ATGTTTTACAGTGCACTCGCTCAGGCTGCATCGGTGTTGCTCGGTTTATCCGCAACTGCATTCGCTGACAGTAGTTTCCCAACTATCGATGTTGTCGGTAACAAGTTTTTCTACTCGAATAACGGCTCTGAATTCTACATTAGAGGTATTGCATACCAGGCAGATGTTTCCGGTCAGGACAATGACAGTTTTGTTGATCCATTAGCCGATGAAAGTTCTTGTCAGAGAGATATTCCATATCTCACCGAGTTAAACACCAACGTCATTCGTGTTTACGCGTTGAACACCGAGAAGGACCACAGTGGCTGCATGAAGTTGCTCAAGGAGAATGATATTTACGTGATTGCAGATTTGGCAGAGCCTACTCTTTCCATCAGCACTGATGATCCAGAGTGGAATTTGGAGTTGTACGACAGGTACACCTCGGTTATTGATGAGCTCCAACAGTACGACAATGTCTTGGGTTTCTTCGCTGGTAACGAGGTTGTCACCAACAAGACCAACAGTGATTCCGCAGCATTTGTCAAGGCCGCCATCAGAGACATGAAGTCTTACATGAGCAAAGAGGGTTACAGATCTATTCCTATTGGTTACGCAGCCAACGATGATGCAAACACTCGTGTGTACTCTGCCGATTACTTTGCCTGCGGTGACTCCGATGTCCGTGCTGACTTCTATGGTATCAACATGTACGAATGGTGTGGTGAATCCTCATTCTCGTCCTCCGGCTATGAGTCCAGAACCGAGGAATTCTCCAACTTGAGTATTCCAGTCTTCTTCTCCGAGTACGGATGTAACACGGTTCAGCCAAGAAAGTTCACCGAGATTGCCACCTTGTTCTCCAGCGAGATGACCGATGTTTGGTCCGGTGGTATTGTCTACATGTACTTCCAGGAGACCAACAATTACGGTTTGGTGTCTGTCGATGGTGATACCGTTTCTACCATGGCTGACTTTAAGTATTACTCCTCTGAGATTAACAACGTTAGTCCAACTTCTGCTTCCGAGAGTGCTGCCTCTGCAAGTTCTCAGAGTATGTCTTGCCCAGCTACCAATGCCCACTGGAGTGCCAACCCAACTCTTCCACCAACTCCTAAGGAGGCTATCTGCAACTGCATGGCTGAGGCTAACTCCTGTGTTGTTGACAGCAGCGTTTCCTCCGATGACTACGCTGACTTGTACTCAGTTGTTTGCGGTCTTGTTGACTGCAGCGGTATTGATGCCGACGGAAAGAAGGGTGAGTACGGTGCTTACTCATTCTGCGATAACAAGGACAAGCTCGACTTTGTTTTGAACTTGTACTACGAGAAGGAAGGCCAAGAGAGCTCTGCATGCGACTTCTCTGGCTCCGCTAGTCTCAGAAGTGGCAGtactgcttcttcttgcaGCAGTGTGTTGTCTCAGGCTGGTTCAAGTGGCCTTGGTACTGTTTCTGCTTCTGTTGCCGACAACACGAAGTCTGGTTCTGGTAGTGCCTCAGCTACTGGTACTGACTCTGCCGCTGACTCGAGctcttcatcctcttcatcatcctcgaAGGCTGGTGCAAACACCCTTGCCCCAAGTGCTTATGGATTCTCAATCACAATGAGTGTTGGTACTCTCTTGTCACTCCTATTTTTGTAA